The Amycolatopsis sp. 195334CR genome window below encodes:
- a CDS encoding copper resistance D family protein, giving the protein MTQAETTSRIRYATLFCVVAAALVGALIGVALSATAPIPGVTEVSEVVSVAIPIVRVLLDIAAVATIGLSLLSVLVGYDRPKLTEPVLRVARPAAVASALIWSVTAFVALVLQTAEFRPQNETIGAGDVWDYIVQIGAGKALLVVGVLALLHAGLGVLALRHGEKVPAEVRVGLGLFALLPLPVTGHASNWDYHDYTMISMELHVMSAVAWTGGLGAMAVLLVGNRTLLAHALPRFSKLATLCLLLSAATGLFNGIVEINLNPTMDLFTGLFTTPYGQLVLLKLVCTGVIALFGAHVRWRLMPKIVRHERTALALWATLELTVMGLAFGFAVVLTRAPVA; this is encoded by the coding sequence ATGACACAGGCCGAGACCACCTCGCGAATCCGTTACGCCACGCTGTTCTGCGTGGTCGCCGCCGCACTGGTCGGCGCGCTGATCGGCGTCGCGCTGTCGGCGACCGCGCCGATCCCCGGCGTGACCGAGGTGAGCGAGGTGGTCTCGGTGGCCATCCCGATCGTGCGGGTGCTGCTGGACATCGCGGCCGTCGCCACGATCGGGCTGTCGCTGTTGTCCGTGCTGGTCGGGTACGACCGGCCGAAGCTGACCGAACCGGTCCTGCGCGTGGCGCGGCCCGCCGCGGTGGCCAGCGCGTTGATCTGGTCGGTCACCGCGTTCGTCGCGCTGGTGTTGCAGACCGCGGAGTTCCGCCCGCAGAACGAGACCATCGGCGCGGGCGACGTGTGGGACTACATCGTGCAGATCGGTGCCGGCAAGGCGCTGCTCGTGGTCGGCGTGCTGGCACTGCTGCACGCCGGGCTCGGTGTGCTCGCGCTGCGGCACGGGGAGAAGGTGCCCGCCGAGGTGCGGGTCGGGCTGGGCCTGTTCGCGCTGCTGCCGCTGCCGGTCACCGGGCACGCGTCGAACTGGGACTACCACGACTACACGATGATCTCGATGGAGCTGCACGTGATGAGCGCCGTCGCCTGGACCGGCGGGCTCGGCGCGATGGCGGTGCTGCTGGTCGGGAACCGGACGCTGCTGGCGCACGCCCTGCCGCGGTTTTCCAAGCTGGCCACGCTCTGCCTGCTCCTGTCCGCGGCGACCGGGCTGTTCAACGGGATCGTCGAGATCAACCTGAACCCGACGATGGACCTGTTCACCGGCCTGTTCACCACCCCGTACGGCCAGCTCGTGCTGTTGAAACTGGTGTGCACCGGGGTGATCGCGCTGTTCGGCGCGCACGTCCGCTGGCGCCTGATGCCGAAGATCGTCCGCCACGAGCGCACCGCACTGGCCCTCTGGGCGACGCTCGAACTGACCGTGATGGGGCTGGCGTTCGGCTTCGCCGTGGTGCTCACCCGCGCGCCGGTGGCCTGA
- a CDS encoding tetratricopeptide repeat protein: protein MTTGQGSMTTAPAPRRSPEAEPAVPRELEQPPAHFTNRTDQLAALDALLDAPRDRPVVQVICGLGGIGKSALARQWVHRVRARFPRGQLYADLGAFNATGPTDTGELLKRFLVAFGIDGKKQPAGLDELKALYRSETAGRPLLVVLDDAVSSEQVAPLIPTAPGSIVVVTSRFRLGGLRASHGARRLDLTKFEHGHGVQLLSAIVDDERTGEPSVHLTDMVKFCDGLPIALHVLGVKLANQPHLSAARAAAQLERLRLAALADHKENLSVTSTFDLSYQDLSPDAARLYRALGLHPGPEFGLGAATGAAERSMDDTEVLLGELVQSGLLDVRQDRFSFHDLVRIHAEEKAAEAGEADAAQRRILEWYLRAARRTEDTLTVPDQDRIPYEFGDRGPDPESLPGNDDALPWLERERPNLIAAIQTAARQELPELAWQLAAAMWPLFLLRKHYRDFLTISQLGVTCAEQWGNVSAKALMLNRAGAACRGAGRFDEAVEYYTAAKEALADGGDQAIAVRSMEGLGLVALARDRVDDALAHFEENLTYARRLERAHDVNLALVNLGVTLVKAGRATEAVDRLEQAKSLLDAQGDEYNRARAQIDLGRALACDERFDEARAQVEAALATMESAGSAFEQARAIHALGDVAKLAGDIAEAKSRYEAALPIYTELNRPEAKPLAEELRSLA from the coding sequence GTGACTACCGGCCAGGGTTCGATGACCACCGCACCGGCGCCCCGGCGTTCGCCCGAGGCGGAACCGGCAGTGCCGCGGGAGCTGGAGCAGCCGCCTGCCCACTTCACCAACCGCACCGATCAGCTGGCCGCGCTCGACGCGTTGCTCGACGCCCCGCGCGACCGGCCGGTGGTCCAGGTGATCTGCGGGCTCGGCGGCATCGGCAAGTCGGCGCTGGCGCGCCAGTGGGTGCACCGGGTCCGCGCCCGCTTCCCCCGCGGTCAGCTCTACGCCGATCTCGGCGCGTTCAACGCCACCGGCCCCACCGATACGGGTGAACTGCTGAAGCGCTTCCTGGTGGCCTTCGGCATCGACGGCAAGAAGCAGCCCGCCGGGCTCGACGAGCTCAAGGCGCTCTACCGCTCCGAGACCGCGGGCCGCCCGCTGCTGGTGGTGCTCGACGACGCGGTCTCCTCCGAGCAGGTGGCCCCGCTCATCCCCACCGCGCCCGGCAGCATCGTGGTGGTGACCAGCCGTTTCCGCCTCGGCGGGCTGCGCGCCAGCCATGGCGCGCGACGCCTCGACCTGACCAAGTTCGAGCACGGTCACGGCGTCCAGCTGCTCTCCGCGATCGTCGACGACGAGCGCACCGGCGAGCCCTCGGTCCACCTCACCGACATGGTCAAGTTCTGCGACGGACTGCCGATCGCCCTGCACGTGCTGGGCGTCAAGCTGGCGAACCAGCCGCACCTGTCCGCTGCGCGCGCCGCCGCCCAACTGGAACGATTGCGGTTGGCGGCATTGGCGGACCACAAGGAGAACCTCTCGGTGACCAGCACCTTCGACCTCTCGTACCAGGACCTGTCCCCAGACGCGGCCCGGCTCTACCGCGCGCTCGGCCTGCACCCGGGCCCCGAGTTCGGCCTGGGCGCGGCGACCGGCGCCGCCGAGCGGTCGATGGACGACACCGAGGTGCTGCTCGGTGAACTCGTCCAGTCCGGCCTGCTCGACGTGCGGCAGGACCGGTTCAGCTTCCACGACCTGGTGCGGATCCACGCCGAGGAGAAGGCCGCCGAGGCCGGTGAGGCCGACGCGGCGCAACGCCGCATCCTGGAGTGGTACCTGCGGGCTGCCCGGCGCACCGAGGACACGTTGACCGTGCCCGACCAGGACCGCATCCCGTACGAGTTCGGCGACCGCGGGCCGGACCCCGAGTCGCTGCCCGGCAACGACGACGCGCTGCCCTGGCTCGAACGCGAGCGGCCGAACCTGATCGCCGCCATCCAGACCGCCGCGCGGCAGGAGCTGCCGGAGCTGGCCTGGCAGCTCGCCGCCGCCATGTGGCCGCTGTTCCTGCTGCGCAAGCACTACCGCGACTTCCTCACCATCAGCCAGCTCGGCGTGACGTGCGCCGAGCAGTGGGGGAACGTCTCGGCGAAGGCGCTGATGCTGAACCGCGCGGGGGCCGCCTGCCGGGGGGCCGGGCGGTTCGACGAGGCCGTCGAGTACTACACCGCGGCGAAGGAAGCCCTGGCCGACGGCGGTGACCAGGCCATCGCGGTCCGGTCGATGGAGGGGCTGGGCCTGGTCGCGCTGGCGCGGGACCGGGTCGACGACGCATTGGCCCACTTCGAGGAGAACCTGACCTACGCCCGCCGCCTCGAACGCGCGCACGACGTGAACCTCGCGCTGGTCAACCTCGGCGTGACGCTGGTCAAGGCCGGGCGGGCGACCGAGGCGGTGGACCGGCTGGAGCAGGCCAAGTCCCTGCTCGACGCCCAGGGCGACGAGTACAACCGGGCCCGCGCCCAGATCGACCTCGGCCGCGCGCTCGCCTGCGACGAACGGTTCGACGAAGCACGCGCCCAGGTCGAGGCCGCCCTCGCGACGATGGAATCGGCCGGTTCCGCCTTCGAACAGGCCCGCGCGATCCACGCCCTCGGCGATGTGGCGAAGCTCGCCGGCGATATCGCGGAGGCGAAGTCGCGTTACGAAGCGGCGTTGCCCATTTACACAGAGCTCAACCGTCCCGAGGCGAAACCGCTCGCGGAAGAGCTCCGCTCACTCGCCTGA
- a CDS encoding ABC transporter permease codes for MTTAQTDTSGFTTESGSARAERVRLFAQPLVVVVIVGAVLAWVFSSELKPNEQKTLNASTLFTTLGEHLLITVVVTAMVVVIAVPLGIALTRRWAKPAAPFFLAIANIGQAAPALGVLVLFFLWTGWEGLWVVAIPLAFYSLLPVLRNTMVGLQQVDPALIDAGRGIGMSSSAVLRRIELPLAVPLILAGLRTALVLAVGTATLAVFVNGGGFGVLIDTGYKLQLNRVIVVGAVLAVGTALIVDWLGAVAEQYLGPKGLR; via the coding sequence ATGACCACGGCGCAGACCGACACCTCGGGGTTCACCACCGAATCGGGCTCGGCGCGCGCGGAGCGGGTGCGGTTGTTCGCCCAGCCGCTGGTGGTCGTGGTGATCGTCGGCGCGGTGCTGGCGTGGGTGTTCTCCAGCGAGCTGAAGCCGAACGAGCAGAAGACGCTGAACGCGAGCACGTTGTTCACCACGCTCGGCGAGCACCTGCTGATCACCGTGGTGGTCACCGCCATGGTGGTGGTGATCGCGGTACCGCTCGGCATCGCGCTGACCCGGCGCTGGGCCAAGCCCGCCGCGCCGTTCTTCCTGGCCATCGCGAACATCGGGCAGGCCGCGCCGGCGCTGGGTGTGCTGGTGCTGTTCTTCCTGTGGACCGGCTGGGAGGGGCTGTGGGTGGTCGCCATCCCGCTGGCCTTCTACTCGTTGCTCCCGGTCCTGCGCAACACCATGGTCGGGCTGCAGCAGGTGGACCCGGCGCTGATCGACGCCGGCCGCGGCATCGGCATGTCCTCCTCGGCGGTGCTGCGGCGGATCGAACTGCCGCTGGCCGTGCCGCTGATCCTCGCCGGGCTGCGGACCGCGCTGGTGCTGGCGGTGGGTACCGCGACGCTGGCGGTCTTCGTCAACGGCGGTGGCTTCGGCGTGCTCATCGACACCGGTTACAAGCTGCAGCTCAACCGCGTGATCGTGGTGGGCGCGGTGCTGGCGGTGGGCACGGCGCTGATCGTGGACTGGCTCGGCGCGGTCGCCGAGCAATACCTGGGACCGAAGGGGCTGCGATGA
- a CDS encoding ABC transporter permease, protein MNLFEFVADRWDRISLEAWLHVSAVVQCTIIAAVLGVLIGVAVYRSPIGSAVATALASAVLTIPSFALLGLLIPVVGLGTEPTVIALVLYALLPIVRNTIVGLGGVDPAIADAAKGIGMSRFGVLTRVELRLAWPAILAGMRVATQMLMGIAVIAAYAKGPGLGDEVFSGLVRAGSANAVNEALVGTIGVVILALLLEGVYFLISRFTISRGVRG, encoded by the coding sequence GTGAACCTCTTCGAGTTCGTCGCCGACCGGTGGGATCGGATCTCGCTCGAGGCGTGGTTGCACGTGAGCGCGGTCGTACAGTGCACGATCATCGCCGCGGTGCTCGGCGTGCTGATCGGGGTGGCGGTCTACCGCTCCCCGATCGGCTCGGCCGTGGCCACCGCGCTGGCCAGCGCGGTGCTGACGATCCCGTCGTTCGCGCTGCTCGGCCTGCTGATCCCGGTGGTCGGCCTCGGCACCGAGCCGACCGTGATCGCGCTCGTGCTCTACGCCCTGCTGCCGATCGTGCGCAACACGATCGTCGGCCTCGGCGGGGTCGACCCGGCGATCGCCGACGCGGCCAAGGGCATCGGGATGAGCCGGTTCGGCGTGCTGACCAGGGTGGAACTCCGGCTCGCCTGGCCGGCCATCCTGGCCGGGATGCGGGTGGCTACCCAGATGCTGATGGGCATCGCGGTGATCGCCGCCTACGCCAAGGGGCCCGGCCTCGGTGACGAGGTGTTCTCCGGGCTGGTCCGCGCGGGCAGCGCCAACGCGGTCAACGAGGCGCTGGTCGGCACGATCGGCGTGGTCATCCTCGCGCTGCTCCTCGAGGGCGTGTACTTCCTGATCTCCCGATTCACCATCTCAAGGGGTGTCCGTGGCTGA
- a CDS encoding phosphotransferase enzyme family protein, which translates to MDGRFTREKLDGALAEACALLGVGARGARLLRFTNNAVYSLADAPVVVRIVGSRTLRHRAYKVVTVARHFARHGVPAIRLFGDLPQPIELGEHLVTVWERVPGEAGHGTAADLASLLREVHRLEAPDGVGEWAPLDDVRARVADAEELAPGDRRFLLDRCAEVEAQLADVEFALPKALVHGDAHPGNVIAGPDGPVLCDFDSSCVGPPEWDLIPLAVGRERFGDPAGRYRELVEGYGFDVTRWSGFPALRAARELKLTTSVLPILRSHPYVRGQLRMRLADLRAGRTGTRWSRYR; encoded by the coding sequence GTGGACGGCCGGTTCACCAGGGAGAAGCTGGACGGGGCGCTCGCTGAGGCGTGCGCCCTGCTCGGCGTGGGAGCGCGCGGCGCGCGGCTGCTCCGGTTCACCAACAACGCGGTCTACTCGCTGGCGGACGCGCCCGTGGTGGTGCGGATCGTCGGGTCGCGGACGCTGCGGCACCGCGCCTACAAGGTGGTCACCGTGGCCCGGCACTTCGCCCGGCACGGGGTACCGGCGATCCGCCTGTTCGGTGACCTGCCCCAGCCCATCGAGCTGGGCGAACACCTGGTGACGGTGTGGGAGCGGGTGCCCGGCGAGGCCGGGCACGGCACCGCCGCGGACCTGGCCTCACTGCTGCGCGAGGTGCACCGGCTCGAAGCCCCCGACGGCGTCGGCGAGTGGGCGCCGCTGGACGATGTCCGCGCCCGCGTGGCCGACGCCGAGGAGCTGGCGCCCGGTGACCGGCGGTTCCTGCTGGACCGGTGCGCCGAGGTGGAAGCCCAGCTGGCCGACGTCGAGTTCGCCCTGCCGAAGGCGCTGGTGCACGGGGACGCGCACCCCGGCAACGTGATCGCCGGGCCGGACGGGCCGGTGCTGTGCGACTTCGACTCCTCCTGCGTCGGCCCGCCCGAATGGGACCTGATCCCGCTGGCCGTCGGCCGCGAGCGGTTCGGCGACCCCGCCGGGCGCTACCGCGAGCTGGTCGAGGGCTACGGCTTCGACGTGACCCGCTGGTCCGGCTTCCCGGCGCTGCGGGCGGCCCGCGAGCTGAAGCTGACCACCAGCGTGCTCCCGATCCTGCGCAGCCACCCGTACGTCCGGGGGCAGCTGCGGATGCGGCTGGCCGACCTGCGGGCCGGGCGCACCGGTACCCGATGGAGTCGGTACCGCTGA
- a CDS encoding YcnI family protein produces the protein MSTKRFVQRAAVLAGVAGLTGLMGAGLASAHVTADYYGQEPQKGGRGLIVLRVPNEEADAGTTKVEVAFPAEYGITSARTKPVPGWSAEITKATLPTPVKNGKGADVAEVVSKITWTAQGDAKIAAGSGEYQEFEFNASTLPSTVDTLVLPATQTYESGKVVAWDAPPPPEGGAEPEHPAPTIKLAAASSGGDHGHGAGAADSGEQASGHNEASAAAGTDNTARWLGGVGLAVGALGLGVGAGATIRARRGSAPKADA, from the coding sequence ATGTCGACAAAGCGTTTTGTGCAGCGTGCCGCGGTGCTCGCGGGCGTGGCCGGGCTCACCGGCCTGATGGGTGCCGGGCTCGCCTCGGCCCACGTCACCGCGGACTACTACGGGCAGGAGCCGCAGAAGGGCGGGCGCGGGCTCATCGTGCTGCGCGTGCCCAACGAGGAGGCGGACGCCGGCACCACCAAGGTCGAGGTCGCCTTCCCGGCCGAGTACGGGATCACCTCGGCCCGCACCAAGCCGGTGCCCGGCTGGTCCGCCGAGATCACCAAGGCCACGCTGCCGACCCCGGTGAAGAACGGCAAGGGCGCCGACGTGGCCGAGGTGGTCAGCAAGATCACCTGGACCGCGCAGGGCGACGCCAAGATCGCCGCCGGATCCGGGGAGTACCAGGAGTTCGAGTTCAACGCCTCCACCCTGCCGTCCACTGTGGACACTCTGGTGCTGCCGGCCACGCAGACCTACGAGAGCGGCAAGGTGGTGGCGTGGGACGCCCCGCCGCCCCCCGAAGGCGGTGCGGAACCGGAGCACCCGGCGCCGACGATCAAGCTGGCCGCCGCGAGCAGCGGTGGTGACCACGGCCACGGTGCCGGGGCGGCCGACTCCGGTGAGCAGGCCTCCGGGCACAACGAGGCCTCGGCCGCCGCGGGCACCGACAACACCGCGCGCTGGCTCGGCGGGGTCGGCCTCGCCGTCGGCGCGCTGGGCCTCGGCGTCGGTGCGGGCGCGACCATCCGCGCCCGTCGCGGTTCGGCCCCGAAGGCGGACGCATGA
- a CDS encoding ABC transporter ATP-binding protein, whose amino-acid sequence MSVAENVATSATAVENGEEVSGVEIQLEQVTKRYPGQAKPAVENFSMVVPAGKIVIFVGPSGCGKTTTMRMINRLIEPSSGKITIGGKDALSLNPDQLRRTIGYAIQQAGLFPHFTVAQNIAVVPGLLGWDKQKIANRVEEMMDLVGLDPAQYRDRFPRQLSGGQQQRVGVARALAADPPVLLMDEPFGAVDPITRGNLQDELLRLQTDLKKTIVFVTHDFSEAVKLGDKIAVLGDQSTILQYDTPDAILANPANDTVAGFVGAGASLKQLTLLRVRDIDYRDDGLLTVAIGDSPAEVRKKLSETKKTYALVLDDRRRPQSWVHVRDLAAASSLSAVARPIGDSVSTQSTLQDALEAILTEGGRAVVTGTRGEYVGGVDIETVMETVRQLRAEHGDEA is encoded by the coding sequence GTGTCCGTGGCTGAGAACGTGGCAACGTCGGCGACCGCCGTCGAGAACGGCGAAGAGGTCTCCGGGGTGGAGATCCAGCTCGAGCAGGTGACCAAGCGGTACCCCGGGCAGGCCAAGCCCGCGGTGGAGAACTTCTCCATGGTGGTGCCCGCCGGGAAGATCGTGATCTTCGTCGGGCCGTCCGGCTGCGGCAAGACCACCACCATGCGGATGATCAACCGGCTGATCGAGCCCAGCTCGGGCAAGATCACCATCGGCGGCAAGGACGCGCTCTCGCTCAACCCGGACCAGCTCCGGCGCACGATCGGGTACGCCATCCAGCAGGCGGGCCTGTTCCCGCACTTCACCGTCGCGCAGAACATCGCCGTGGTGCCCGGCCTGCTCGGCTGGGACAAGCAGAAGATCGCCAACCGGGTCGAGGAGATGATGGACCTGGTCGGGCTGGACCCGGCCCAGTACCGCGACCGGTTCCCCCGGCAGCTCTCCGGTGGCCAGCAGCAGCGCGTCGGGGTGGCCCGCGCGCTCGCCGCCGACCCCCCGGTGCTGCTGATGGACGAGCCGTTCGGCGCGGTCGACCCGATCACCCGCGGCAACCTGCAGGACGAGCTCCTGCGGCTGCAGACCGATCTGAAGAAGACGATCGTCTTCGTCACGCACGACTTCAGCGAGGCGGTCAAGCTCGGCGACAAGATCGCCGTGCTCGGTGACCAGTCGACGATCCTGCAGTACGACACCCCGGACGCGATCCTGGCGAACCCGGCGAACGACACGGTGGCCGGGTTCGTCGGTGCCGGTGCCTCGCTCAAGCAGCTGACCCTGCTGCGCGTGCGGGACATCGACTACCGCGACGACGGCCTGCTCACCGTGGCGATCGGCGATTCGCCCGCCGAGGTGCGCAAGAAGCTGAGCGAAACCAAGAAGACCTACGCGCTGGTGCTCGACGACCGGCGCCGCCCGCAGAGCTGGGTGCACGTCCGCGACCTGGCCGCGGCGAGTTCGCTGAGTGCGGTCGCCCGCCCGATCGGCGACTCGGTGAGCACCCAGTCGACCCTGCAGGACGCGCTGGAGGCGATCCTCACCGAAGGCGGCCGCGCGGTGGTCACCGGGACGCGCGGTGAGTACGTCGGCGGCGTGGACATCGAGACCGTGATGGAGACGGTGCGGCAGCTGCGGGCCGAGCACGGGGACGAAGCATGA
- a CDS encoding copper resistance CopC family protein, translating to MRRLLVAVLTATALLGLASPALAHNVLVSSDPAKGASLQEGPQRVTLTFDQYVQSADVNQVAVTGPDGSQWAEGAVEVKGNVVTAPLRPLGPAGEYTLGFRILSADGHAVSDEIKFTLAKAGTGTPAAADAARSGGTGGGAADGDSGGVPLWVWIAGAVVLLALGLVFALRAGKEPTKS from the coding sequence ATGAGGCGGCTACTGGTCGCGGTGCTGACCGCGACGGCACTGCTCGGCCTGGCGTCCCCGGCGCTGGCGCACAACGTGCTCGTCTCCTCCGACCCGGCCAAGGGCGCGTCGCTGCAGGAAGGTCCTCAGCGCGTGACGCTGACCTTCGACCAGTACGTGCAGTCGGCCGACGTGAACCAGGTCGCGGTCACCGGACCCGACGGCTCGCAGTGGGCCGAGGGCGCGGTCGAGGTCAAGGGCAACGTGGTGACCGCACCGCTGCGCCCGCTCGGCCCGGCCGGCGAGTACACGCTCGGCTTCCGCATCCTGTCCGCGGACGGGCACGCGGTGAGCGACGAGATCAAGTTCACCCTGGCCAAGGCGGGCACCGGCACCCCGGCGGCGGCCGACGCGGCCCGCTCCGGCGGGACCGGCGGCGGCGCGGCGGACGGCGACTCCGGCGGGGTGCCGCTGTGGGTGTGGATCGCCGGCGCGGTGGTGCTGCTCGCGCTGGGCCTGGTGTTCGCGCTGCGAGCGGGTAAGGAACCGACGAAGTCATGA
- a CDS encoding glycine betaine ABC transporter substrate-binding protein: MKRRIKATLCAALLAVSVSACGLETNAALPFAVGPGSIKAVPSLAGVDVTVGSKDFTENILLGYMAELALSAAGMDVTDLTDIKGSTNARQALLAGEIDMSWEYTGTGWINYLGNTDPIPDEQAQYDAVKKADLEQNGISWLDYSPVNNTYAFATTADFAQQHNLKTTTDMTNFLKQNPAEAVFCVETEFASRQDGFPGVQKTYDFPSTEVKQFGTGAIYASIANNTCRFGEVFTTDGRIAGLNLAVLEDDKKFFPQYNVCPTLRQDYLAAHPEIADVLRPVAAEMTNDQMIQLGKKVDIEGQDAGVVARDWMVEKGFVTAG; the protein is encoded by the coding sequence ATGAAACGCCGCATCAAGGCGACGCTGTGCGCCGCACTGCTGGCCGTTTCGGTGAGCGCCTGCGGGCTGGAGACCAACGCCGCGCTGCCGTTCGCGGTCGGGCCGGGCTCGATCAAGGCGGTGCCGTCGCTGGCCGGCGTGGACGTCACGGTCGGCTCGAAGGACTTCACCGAGAACATCCTGCTGGGCTACATGGCCGAGCTGGCGCTGTCGGCGGCCGGGATGGACGTCACCGACCTGACCGACATCAAGGGCTCGACGAACGCGCGGCAGGCGCTGCTCGCCGGTGAGATCGACATGAGCTGGGAGTACACCGGCACCGGCTGGATCAACTACCTGGGCAACACCGATCCGATCCCGGACGAGCAGGCGCAGTACGACGCGGTGAAGAAGGCGGATCTCGAGCAGAACGGGATCAGCTGGCTGGACTACTCGCCGGTGAACAACACCTACGCCTTCGCCACCACGGCGGACTTCGCGCAGCAGCACAACCTGAAGACCACCACGGACATGACGAACTTCCTGAAGCAGAACCCGGCCGAAGCGGTGTTCTGCGTGGAAACCGAGTTCGCCAGCCGCCAGGACGGCTTCCCCGGTGTGCAGAAGACCTACGACTTCCCGTCGACCGAGGTCAAGCAGTTCGGCACCGGGGCGATCTACGCCTCGATCGCCAACAACACCTGCCGCTTCGGCGAGGTCTTCACCACCGACGGCCGGATCGCCGGGCTGAACCTGGCGGTGCTGGAGGACGACAAGAAGTTCTTCCCGCAGTACAACGTCTGCCCGACGCTGCGGCAGGACTACCTCGCCGCGCACCCGGAGATCGCCGACGTGCTGCGGCCGGTGGCCGCCGAGATGACCAACGACCAGATGATCCAGCTGGGCAAGAAGGTGGACATCGAAGGCCAGGACGCGGGCGTCGTCGCCAGGGACTGGATGGTCGAAAAGGGCTTCGTCACCGCCGGCTGA
- a CDS encoding BCCT family transporter has product MTTGSQDGKPGEEEVEVAGAHSADTHDLANAPDTTGAGHAPDEHVPLELAADRPAETDKVVFGVAAVLALAIIAWGVSSPTSLASVAKTLLNKAVIPYGGWAFVLTATGFVLFAVCLAISRYGRIPLGQDKEKPEFRTSSWIAMMFSAGMGIGLMFFGVYEPVSHLASPPPGTAAAGSDEAVHTAMATTLFHWTVHPWAIYAVVGLAIAYSTFRKGRSQLISSVFAPLLGKRRTEGPLGKAIDVMAIFATLFGSAASLGLGALQVGGGLGAVGWIDNPGKGVLVAIIAILTIAFIASAVSGVAKGIQWLSNINMVLAAVLAVFVLVVGPTVLIFNLVPGAIGDYFRELAEMSGRTGATGGEDMQTWLSGWTVFYWAWWISWTPFVGMFIARISRGRTIRQFIIGVIAVPSVVSLVWFAIFGGAAIDRQQNGVDIAGAGSAESATFELLETLPWFIPIAVLVMVLVSIFFVSGADAASVVMGTLSQRGSVHPKKNVVIFWGVLMGAVSAVMLLVGGDEGLTGLQNLTILIAVPFVVVMIGLCIAVWRDLRHDPLVLREDEMMRSLEEIHEERTNGGARPRRRLLKGRRP; this is encoded by the coding sequence ATGACTACGGGTTCGCAGGACGGCAAACCAGGCGAAGAGGAGGTCGAGGTCGCGGGCGCGCACAGCGCGGACACCCACGATCTCGCGAACGCGCCGGACACCACCGGTGCAGGCCATGCCCCGGATGAGCATGTCCCGCTCGAACTGGCCGCGGACCGGCCGGCCGAGACCGACAAGGTGGTCTTCGGCGTCGCCGCGGTGCTCGCGCTCGCGATCATCGCCTGGGGCGTCTCGTCCCCGACGAGTCTGGCGTCGGTCGCCAAGACACTGCTCAACAAAGCGGTAATTCCCTACGGTGGCTGGGCATTCGTGCTCACCGCGACCGGATTCGTGTTGTTCGCGGTGTGCCTGGCGATCAGCCGCTACGGCCGCATTCCGCTGGGCCAGGACAAGGAGAAGCCGGAATTCCGGACCTCCTCCTGGATCGCCATGATGTTCAGCGCCGGAATGGGCATCGGCCTGATGTTCTTCGGTGTCTACGAACCGGTTTCGCACCTCGCGAGCCCGCCGCCGGGGACCGCCGCGGCCGGCTCCGACGAGGCCGTGCACACGGCGATGGCGACCACGCTGTTCCACTGGACCGTCCACCCCTGGGCGATCTACGCGGTGGTCGGCCTGGCGATCGCCTACAGCACCTTCCGCAAGGGCCGCAGCCAGCTGATCAGCTCGGTGTTCGCGCCGCTGCTCGGCAAGCGCCGCACCGAGGGCCCGCTGGGCAAGGCGATCGACGTGATGGCGATCTTCGCCACGCTGTTCGGCTCGGCCGCTTCGCTGGGCCTCGGCGCGCTGCAGGTCGGCGGCGGGCTCGGCGCGGTCGGCTGGATCGACAACCCGGGCAAGGGCGTGCTGGTGGCGATCATCGCCATCCTGACCATCGCGTTCATCGCCTCGGCGGTGTCCGGGGTGGCCAAGGGCATCCAGTGGCTGTCCAACATCAACATGGTGCTGGCCGCGGTGCTGGCGGTGTTCGTGCTGGTGGTCGGCCCGACCGTGCTGATCTTCAACCTGGTGCCCGGCGCGATCGGGGACTACTTCCGCGAGCTGGCCGAGATGTCCGGCCGCACCGGGGCCACCGGTGGCGAGGACATGCAGACCTGGCTGTCCGGCTGGACGGTCTTCTACTGGGCCTGGTGGATCTCGTGGACGCCGTTCGTCGGCATGTTCATCGCGCGCATCTCGCGCGGCCGCACCATCCGCCAGTTCATCATCGGCGTGATCGCGGTGCCGAGCGTGGTGAGCCTGGTCTGGTTCGCCATCTTCGGCGGCGCGGCGATCGACCGGCAGCAGAACGGCGTGGACATCGCCGGCGCGGGCAGTGCCGAATCGGCCACCTTCGAGCTGCTCGAGACGCTGCCGTGGTTCATCCCGATCGCGGTGCTGGTGATGGTGCTGGTGTCCATCTTCTTCGTCTCCGGCGCGGACGCCGCGTCGGTGGTGATGGGCACGCTGTCGCAACGCGGTTCGGTGCACCCGAAGAAGAACGTGGTGATCTTCTGGGGCGTGCTGATGGGTGCGGTCTCGGCGGTGATGCTGCTGGTCGGCGGCGACGAGGGGCTGACCGGGTTGCAGAACCTGACCATCCTGATCGCCGTGCCGTTCGTGGTGGTGATGATCGGTCTCTGTATCGCCGTCTGGCGCGATCTGCGCCATGATCCGCTCGTGCTGCGGGAGGACGAGATGATGAGGTCACTGGAAGAGATCCACGAGGAGCGCACCAACGGGGGCGCCCGTCCCCGGCGCCGGCTGCTCAAGGGCCGCCGGCCGTGA